A region from the Cyprinus carpio isolate SPL01 chromosome A8, ASM1834038v1, whole genome shotgun sequence genome encodes:
- the LOC109101371 gene encoding taste receptor type 2 member 40-like produces the protein MTFIGHILFFVALVIVGVSGNIFNLIFTIQQQVKTMTIQTVGLILNIISISNIILVLATFGMVVSVFQNPQIWCIKPYPLAIRTELYLMMTFSFISFWAIAWLSLFYCIKVVNFSSECFRALKRNISSVINAAVLLSCMFSSLLFSPMFSLDLVESLEKNVNVSDIANLTCPMPSFTIQMHANVYIAAVLCLLCPIPLMIMLPTSIRMVVHLCAHTLALKKNQTQVQGSDSYLLVCKITVSLVGVYLSTLCIVALFFIIRIIGQFITYHILVSAFSFYSGMASILLTASNRHLKEKLWRLFCCRKAQEQASRSQTVVTGDV, from the coding sequence ATGACCTTCATTGGgcacattcttttttttgttgcgCTTGTGATTGTTGGTGTTTCTGGAAACATATTTAACCTCATTTTTACTATACAACAGCAAGTGAAGACCATGACCATTCAGACTGTCGGTTTAATCCTAAACATCATCTCCATCAGCAACATTATCTTGGTACTTGCCACCTTCGGAATGGTGGTAAGTGTCTTTCAGAATCCCCAAATTTGGTGCATCAAGCCATATCCTTTAGCTATCCGGACTGAATTATATCTAATGATGACATTCAGCTTCATCAGCTTCTGGGCCATTGCATGGCTGAGTCTCTTCTACTGCATCAAAGTTGTAAATTTCTCCTCAGAGTGCTTCCGAGCATTGAAGAGGAACATCTCCTCTGTGATCAACGCTGCAGTGCTGCTGAGTTGCATGTTCTCCTCCTTGTTGTTCTCTCCTATGTTCTCACTTGACCTTGTGGAGTCAttggaaaaaaatgtgaatgtgagCGATATTGCGAACTTGACCTGTCCAATGCCCTCCTTCACTATACAGATGCATGCAAACGTATATATTGCTGCTGTGCTTTGCCTCCTCTGCCCGATCCCTCTGATGATCATGCTGCCCACCTCTATCAGAATGGTCGTCCACCTATGCGCCCACACGCTGGCTCTCAAGAAGAACCAGACCCAGGTGCAGGGATCTGACTCATACCTCCTGGTGTGCAAGATCACCGTCTCCCTGGTGGGAGTTTATCTGTCCACTCTGTGTATTGTggctttgtttttcattataaGGATAATTGGGCAATTTATCACCTACCACATCTTAGTCAGTGCCTTTAGTTTTTACAGTGGTATGGCTTCTATCCTTCTGACAGCTTCAAACAGGCATCTGAAAGAGAAGCTCTGGAGACTGTTCTGTTGTAGGAAGGCACAGGAACAAGCTAGCAGAAGCCAGACAGTTGTGACAGGGGATGTTTGA
- the LOC109101378 gene encoding glutathione S-transferase theta-1-like — protein sequence MSSSTYAGEQYGDEFGKVSIIRKVPVLKDGDFILRESIAILQYLAAKHHTPDHWYPAELQKRVRVDKFLSWQHTSIRTHGSKVFWFRGVLPAVTGAPVPKEKMDAAVKDLKVSLKTFEDKFLQSRPFIIGDKISVADLVAIVEMMQPVGTGLDVFQGRPVLSAWRDRVKKEIGVEVFDEAHKVIMNVDTLPQTFENKGLPEFLKLRIQKMFN from the exons ATGAGCTCATCCACATATGCAG GTGAACAATATGGAGATGAATTCGGCAAGGTCAGCATCATAAGGAAAGTTCCTGTTCTCAAAGATGGAGATTTTATTCTAAGAGAG AGTATAGCAATACTGCAGTACTTGGCAGCAAAACATCACACTCCTGACCACTGGTATCCAGCTGAGCTGCAGAAGCGTGTACGAGTCGACAAGTTTCTCTCCTGGCAGCACACGAGCATAAGAACTCATGGGTCAAAGGTCTTCTGGTTCAGG GGGGTCTTGCCCGCAGTCACAGGAGCCCCAGTGCCCAAGGagaagatggatgctgctgtgaagGACCTCAAGGTGTCTCTGAAGACTTTTGAGGACAAGTTTCTGCAGAGCAGGCCCTTTATAATTGGAGATAAAATATCTGTGGCTGATCTTGTTGCCATTGTGGAGATGATGCAG ccGGTCGGTACAGGTCTAGATGTGTTTCAAGGCAGACCTGTTCTGAGTGCCTGGAGAGACAGAGTGAAGAAGGAGATCGGTGTGGAAGTCTTTGATGAAGCGCACAAGGTTATCATGAATGTTGATACATTGCCACAAACCTTTGAGAACAAGGGTTTGCCAGAGTTTCTCAAGCTAAggatacaaaaaatgtttaactgA
- the LOC109101386 gene encoding stromelysin-3-like isoform X1, which yields MRVSGVLSGAFALHVLLTVRCSPLHEGRGLVKHKQPSGLPRIPHSLFQKRRDRVPHPQDTFKPQAWPKDEPQLNTQLRNSPGGAGPLRCGVPDYPDQREVHLSRHPRQKRYVIFGGRWPKTDLTYKIHSFPWQVSKDKVKRVLKEALKIWSDVTPLTFTEVINQEADIVIDFARFWHGDNLPFDGPGGILAHAFFPRTHREGDIHFDYDESWTVGNELGTDLLQVAAHEFGHVLGLQHSLEPGALMSPFYSFSYPLQLSEDDKKGIQYLYGSRPQAPVQIPLETNEIITTVPDSCQTDFDAVSVIRGELFFFKASYAWRIREGRLQAGYPALASRHWRGIPGNVGAAYEDKRGNIWFFKGSNYWVFDAEHKIKGPDPLQTIGLPVTHIQAALRLKEQHVHHTYFFKSGNYWRLDSQENRVDPAFPRSIQRDWRGIPDEIDAAFQDAHGFAVFIRRRQYWKFDPVQRKVLEGYPRHVGADFFGCSMQ from the exons ATGCGGGTCTCCGGGGTTCTGTCAGGCGCTTTCGCTCTGCATGTGCTCCTGACCGTGAGATGCTCGCCTTTGCATGAGGGACGAGGACTCGTGAAGCACAAACAGCCTTCG GGTTTACCACGGATTCCTCATTCCCTCTTTCAAAAGAGGAGAGACAGGGTCCCCCACCCTCAGGACACCTTCAAACCTCAAGCATGGCCAAAAGATGAGCCACAGCTCAACACCCAGCTCAGGAACAGCCCCGGGGGCGCAGGTCCACTGCGCTGTGGCGTCCCAGACTACCCTGACCAGAGAGAGGTGCATCTTAGCAGGCACCCCCGACAGAAACGCTATGTGATTTTTGGAGGACGCTGGCCAAAAACTGACCTCACTTACAA AATCCATAGTTTCCCATGGCAGGTGAGTAAGGATAAAGTGAAGCGGGTTTTAAAGGAAGCTCTCAAGATTTGGAGTGATGTCACGCCCCTCACCTTTACTGAGGTTATCAACCAAGAGGCCGACATAGTCATTGACTTCGCAAG GTTCTGGCATGGTGATAATTTGCCCTTTGATGGCCCCGGTGGGATCCTGGCTCATGCTTTTTTCCCGAGGACACATCGGGAGGGAGACATTCATTTTGACTATGATGAGTCCTGGACGGTTGGCAATGAACTTG GAACTGATCTTCTTCAGGTGGCAGCACATGAGTTTGGCCATGTCCTGGGTCTACAGCATTCTCTGGAGCCTGGAGCCTTAATGTCCCCATTTTACAGCTTCTCTTATCCTCTCCAGCTCAGTGAGGATGACAAGAAAGGGATTCAGTACCTCTATGGCTCCCGGCCGCAAGCCCCGGTCCAAATCCCTTTAGAAACCAATGAGATTATCACCACTGTA CCTGACTCTTGTCAAACAGATTTCGATGCCGTGTCTGTAATCCGTGGGGAATTGTTCTTCTTCAAGGCCAGCTATGCCTGGCGCATCAGGGAGGGCCGTCTGCAGGCGGGATATCCTGCCCTGGCCTCTCGACACTGGAGGGGCATTCCAGGGAATGTAGGCGCTGCCTATGAAGACAAAAGGGGCAATATCTGGTTCTTTAAAG GTTCCAACTACTGGGTGTTTGATGCAGAACACAAGATAAAAGGACCAGACCCTCTCCAGACTATAGGCCTTCCTGTCACACACATTCAGGCTGCACTGCGCTTAAAGGAACAACACGTCCACCATACATACTTCTTCAAGTCAGGAAACTACTGGCGTTTGGATTCCCAAGAGAACAGAGTGGACCCGGCCTTCCCACGCAGCATCCAGCGGGACTGGCGGGGAATCCCTGATGAGATTGATGCTGCCTTCCAGGATGCGCATG GCTTTGCCGTCTTCATCAGACGTCGTCAGTACTGGAAGTTTGACCCAGTTCAGCGTAAGGTTTTGGAAGGTTACCCACGCCACGTTGGTGCAGATTTCTTTGGATGTAGCATGCAATAA
- the LOC109101386 gene encoding stromelysin-3-like isoform X2, whose protein sequence is MRVSGVLSGAFALHVLLTVRCSPLHEGRGLVKHKQPSGLPRIPHSLFQKRRDRVPHPQDTFKPQAWPKDEPQLNTQLRNSPGGAGPLRCGVPDYPDQREVHLSRHPRQKRYVIFGGRWPKTDLTYKIHSFPWQVSKDKVKRVLKEALKIWSDVTPLTFTEVINQEADIVIDFARFWHGDNLPFDGPGGILAHAFFPRTHREGDIHFDYDESWTVGNELGTDLLQVAAHEFGHVLGLQHSLEPGALMSPFYSFSYPLQLSEDDKKGIQYLYGSRPQAPVQIPLETNEIITTVASYAWRIREGRLQAGYPALASRHWRGIPGNVGAAYEDKRGNIWFFKGSNYWVFDAEHKIKGPDPLQTIGLPVTHIQAALRLKEQHVHHTYFFKSGNYWRLDSQENRVDPAFPRSIQRDWRGIPDEIDAAFQDAHGFAVFIRRRQYWKFDPVQRKVLEGYPRHVGADFFGCSMQ, encoded by the exons ATGCGGGTCTCCGGGGTTCTGTCAGGCGCTTTCGCTCTGCATGTGCTCCTGACCGTGAGATGCTCGCCTTTGCATGAGGGACGAGGACTCGTGAAGCACAAACAGCCTTCG GGTTTACCACGGATTCCTCATTCCCTCTTTCAAAAGAGGAGAGACAGGGTCCCCCACCCTCAGGACACCTTCAAACCTCAAGCATGGCCAAAAGATGAGCCACAGCTCAACACCCAGCTCAGGAACAGCCCCGGGGGCGCAGGTCCACTGCGCTGTGGCGTCCCAGACTACCCTGACCAGAGAGAGGTGCATCTTAGCAGGCACCCCCGACAGAAACGCTATGTGATTTTTGGAGGACGCTGGCCAAAAACTGACCTCACTTACAA AATCCATAGTTTCCCATGGCAGGTGAGTAAGGATAAAGTGAAGCGGGTTTTAAAGGAAGCTCTCAAGATTTGGAGTGATGTCACGCCCCTCACCTTTACTGAGGTTATCAACCAAGAGGCCGACATAGTCATTGACTTCGCAAG GTTCTGGCATGGTGATAATTTGCCCTTTGATGGCCCCGGTGGGATCCTGGCTCATGCTTTTTTCCCGAGGACACATCGGGAGGGAGACATTCATTTTGACTATGATGAGTCCTGGACGGTTGGCAATGAACTTG GAACTGATCTTCTTCAGGTGGCAGCACATGAGTTTGGCCATGTCCTGGGTCTACAGCATTCTCTGGAGCCTGGAGCCTTAATGTCCCCATTTTACAGCTTCTCTTATCCTCTCCAGCTCAGTGAGGATGACAAGAAAGGGATTCAGTACCTCTATGGCTCCCGGCCGCAAGCCCCGGTCCAAATCCCTTTAGAAACCAATGAGATTATCACCACTGTA GCCAGCTATGCCTGGCGCATCAGGGAGGGCCGTCTGCAGGCGGGATATCCTGCCCTGGCCTCTCGACACTGGAGGGGCATTCCAGGGAATGTAGGCGCTGCCTATGAAGACAAAAGGGGCAATATCTGGTTCTTTAAAG GTTCCAACTACTGGGTGTTTGATGCAGAACACAAGATAAAAGGACCAGACCCTCTCCAGACTATAGGCCTTCCTGTCACACACATTCAGGCTGCACTGCGCTTAAAGGAACAACACGTCCACCATACATACTTCTTCAAGTCAGGAAACTACTGGCGTTTGGATTCCCAAGAGAACAGAGTGGACCCGGCCTTCCCACGCAGCATCCAGCGGGACTGGCGGGGAATCCCTGATGAGATTGATGCTGCCTTCCAGGATGCGCATG GCTTTGCCGTCTTCATCAGACGTCGTCAGTACTGGAAGTTTGACCCAGTTCAGCGTAAGGTTTTGGAAGGTTACCCACGCCACGTTGGTGCAGATTTCTTTGGATGTAGCATGCAATAA